The Populus nigra chromosome 4, ddPopNigr1.1, whole genome shotgun sequence genome contains the following window.
CATGAATGATTCATCTTATTTTTGTCCCTTTCCAACATCTATCATGTCAATCCCACAAGCTACTACAGTGCTGCTACTAGCATTAACATCATAGTATGGATAGTAACAACTGCTGTTCAATTTTTACATACATGCTACAAAAATCATATTGTCCATTGCCAGGGTATGTTGTCACTACTTTGAACATTTAGGTTTAACCTACTTAGAGTGAAAGATACTCCTAATGCAAAGCTCACCAGATACCCgaagacaatatatatatatatggacaaGCATGTATAAGCCAGGGTGGATTttcattgtaaaattaaaagctaGAACTTATCCAACAAGTCTTCATTAGACTACATTTTGCCCACTATAACCATGATTATGAGGCCCTTAACATCGATTGATAACACCATCAACCACTCATACACAATTTTAGCTCCAGCTGCTAACAAGTGTAGACAAGACTAAATCCCCAGCCGATCAAAGCATCACAACACCAGATAGGCCATGTCAATCCAGATTACCAAGgtcagaaaaaataatttgacacTATTGGAAtcatgatataatagcaatGTTCAGCTGCAGCAGCTGCTGCTGCCGCACACAGTTCTAGCCATGCTTAAAAGGTAGATGGCTTTCTTATGTGCTACAAAGAAATGCAATCCAGTTGACCTACACAAAATAATCTTGGCTTTGATGTTAGAAATATACATGTAAACCATCTTGATATATGGACATGCATTGTAGTACAAGAACATCCCGGTTGCAATACTAATCTTGAATATATGAAATGGTAACATATACAGCTGATGTGTGCATAGGAGAAGACATGCACTTCATACTTTACAAACCCCTACCTTCCTATTCTCTTTATCAGTAGCAATCTCATAACTTCTGGTTGGACATACCCATATTTAGTTGATGTTGTTATGACCAGATTATTATGTGTAATCAATAGGCTGGAgctaaaacaagtaaaaaatctATAAAGAGCAATAACAAGAggctcaaagctaaaaaatatgaGGTGTAAATGTTCATTTATCAGCCTTGTGCTAGCAGGTAAAACCAAATGGCCAAATGCAATCATGCAAAAGCAGAGAAAATGACAAGTTTAAGAGGAACAGCAACATGAAAAACTGTGACTCCAACACATTTCTTTCCCTTGGCTTATTTAGAggggttttcttttctcttgatcCTCCGCGAAGAAACAGGCTATTAACAAGATTGCAGCACTAGCTATAGTAGTCCAATCACATGATGTTCCGGAGGAGGGAATTTGGAGATATCTACAACTTTTAGAGCTTTTCTGCATGAAGCGGTTGCTCCCAGCACTCAAACCTGCAACTGTGGGGTTACAAGCCCAAGACTTTGAATGGCCCTTACCAAGACCAACACAACTACTTGATAGACAGTTTGTGACCCTACAGCTTTTATTCAAAATTCCAACTCGATAAATTTCACAGGAATAACTAGAAGAAATAGGCTGTTATGATCGACAATCTATCATGGTAAACCACAAAAAACTAGAACCATGCATTCCCTACATTTCAATCTTTTGTCACTGAAGTTTGATTATCTACAATTGTTATATTTACAACCTCATAATAGTTTATGTTATGGACATTTGATCAGTGGATTCTACCAGAAACGAAGTTTTGATGGATTAAGAAGCCTAAATGGCTAACACAAGGAACTAAGAAAAGGCACAAAGAGCTATGCCACTTCATAGACTATTATTCAACAATTATAATGTCAAAAAAAGGCCATGCTGAAGACACAATCAGATAGAGACATTCTCAAATATGTACTGAAAGTTCAAAGGAAACGATTGAATAGCAGATCTAAATAAGAAGCCTCAAGGCCCATTCAAAAAGCTTAATTTCAGAAAACAGCCAACAGAAAGAAGATTAAACTAGCAGCTTACAAACAACTAATGCAGGTCTTATTCAATGGATTCACAACAAAAGACTTGAGcaagaaagtgaaaaataacCTATCATGTAACTCAAAAACTTCTTCAACCTACGAGTTCAAATGCTAAAAGCAGAAAAAACATCTACCACTAACTTTTGTTGAtatgaaaaacaattcaagaaacAACTCGAGATAAGAAAACCAACTCTTACTTTCTCCAACTCCTTGACTCCTTCAGAGTACTCTTGCTTCTGAAGTAATGCGAGTCCCAACATATAGTGAGCCTGTAAAGCAGCAAGCAAGGGTGAATTTTGCACAACCACCCACACTAcatagaagtaaaaaaaaaaaaaagcaaccgcTTTCTTCTAAATTCAAAAGACAAACAAACGTTCACCTAGAACCATTATCTactttcttaaaacaaaaatcaagattccaaaaaaaaaatcacatcccAAATTTCCTTTCAAGATTTTAACACCATTCATCACATTTTCGATCACTTTCCCATTTTCCGACTCATAAGATACTTCTCTATccatcatcaacaaaaacaagtACAACATCCACAAACTCGTGACGCGTCGAACACATAACCCACTCACTTCCATCAAACCAGTCGAACGCATAACCCACTCACTTCCATCAAACCATTCTTATTCTATCTTATAAGTCAATTGCGATTATgacattaataaaatcaaataaaaaaccattaccTTGACAGAGTAATGATCAAGCTGAATGGCCTTGCGAGAATCCTCTTCTACTCTAGTCCAATCACTTAACCACAAAACTtagtcaaattaataatttataccAATAATATTACAGAAATTCGacctaaaaaggaaaaaaaatgatttacatACTTGCGTTTTCGATGGCATAAAGCACGATTAGTCCAATAAACAGGAACTTTAGGGCACAGCGTAATCgccttttcaacaaaaaaaagaaaattaaatcagcaaacaaaaaaaaagacaatcacataaatatatatagaaaataccGCACCGCAGTGTACGCATCGATAGCGGCTTGAAATCGATCTTTATTAAAGCATATATTCCCTTCTTGCCTCAACTTCTCTGCTCGTTTCTCTTCGTCACTCAATGCGGATGCTCCCGGTCCCATCCTCCCTCCCTCTATCTATCTCTTGATTTATTCtctaatttttctctttaattactgtattaataaaaactagtatctatttttttttcctttttctgaaTTTATTGTATGGGAGCTGTAAAAATCTTGCGAAATGGAGGAGGCGACGACGCGAGCGAAACGGTTCGCCTGGAGGTTGGAGGAGGAGCAAAGGGAAAGTGATCGTGGAGAGAGGGGTCGCAGGTGGGGGTTTTAGTTGTGGGGAAGATTACGGGTGGGTTTGAtgtattattgttttgttatcaATTGAGCTCTAAAGTTTCTTATTTAAACATTTTTACCTCCAATTTATCATTTTTGCTTGTAAAAAACGCTCCTAAAGGTGGACTCCAAACAAAGAATGGTATCATGGGTCACGAggattctaaaaataattattaaaataatattatttaaaaaataaattaataaataaggaATGAATTTTGATTAAGTTAATATCcaatctaaatttttaattaaatcaatcaagtttttttttttacatctagATTGTTCCATTCTCAATTAGTTGCTTCCTAGCTGAGCcaggacataaaaaaaaaagatttcattaataataacagCACGCCgcaactaaaaatataagataagaAGTATTTTAAAAGCCCGTCTAGAATGGCAGGTTAAcccgtgtttttaaaatgtttaattattttattaaaaaataattttttttatatattttagattgttttgatgtactaatcttaaaaataatttttaaaaaataaaaaaaaatattattttgatacatttcagtataaaaaatactttaaaatacaacCATAATTACACTCTCAAACATAACATTTCCAACATTTTCGGTAGGTTATCCTATCAAGCAAATTTAAGTGTATATCGATTGTATTTGAAGTGAATATAATGAATTTAAGAGATTTAAAACTTagttaataataagaaaatacatGAGAGACAAAAATATGCTCGTCAGTTTAGGCaaataaattagttaattaaCAACCTTTTGATTTTCCTTGGCGAGTCAACATGATGTTGATGGTCGTCGTTTCTtcattaaaaaggaaagaaaacccaAAGCAACAACTTCTAGCACAAGTTGTTGTAAAATGCCACCCCGCCCAAAAAAGCTCCGTCCCCTCACATGGAAATAATTTTACACGGTTTATCGCTAGCCCCAAAATTTTACAACTTCCTGCAAAACTTGTTCTAAAACTCCAATCATcatgatttaaaagaaaaaacaaaatcaagatttttattttttttattacattattttttctaCTGGTAAATCCAACGATCCAGTAACCTAATTCCTactcaaaaactaaatttttttttttaaaatatttttaatctaaattaacccATCCAATCGATAGAGCGGTCTGAAACTCGGCCTAAGAACGTGTTTAACAGTGTGATTGCGGGTGCTTTTCGAATAGCTTTtcatgccgaaatgcatgccaatgattttttttattttttaaaaatcatttttgacatcagcacatcaaaatgatccaaaaagtacaaactgcacttaattttagcaaaaaaaaaatttcaaattttgatgaaacaCAATTACAAACGCAATGCCAAACGGTGTCTAAGTAGATTTTTAGATTAAGGCTATCTTCAActcggaaaaaaaataaaagataatatggAATTCATGCATATAGAAAGTTTGATATTTCAAAAGAAACCATTAAAAATCAGACTGACCAAAGGGCAAAAGTTTTCTTTTGTTCTAAAGGGCCAAATACCTGGTTGATGGTTTTCAATGAGAAGActtgatttcaaatttaatacagTTAAAAGAGGGCGTGTGGGATTACAATTAAACTGtacttttctaaaaaattgaaaaaaactttaaattaatattttttatttttctttatcatttaatatattaatgttaaaaataaaattaaaaaatatatattattttaatatatttccaaataaaaaaacactttaaaaacattCCCTTGCCGGAAGCACAAACTGCCATGCAACTAATTTCAAAGACAGGAAGAGATTCCATGCCACATATGACAAGCCAATGCTATATAGTAAAAAGTGACAAAATAACTGCTTGAGTTCCACAAAGCTGTGTTGAGAATGACAGCAGCCATCAGTTATTCCAACCTGTCCTCAATCTATTCTTGAAAAACTGTACCCTTTCTGGTCACTTTCCAAGCGCAAACATGTAATTAGCCTCATTGTTCTTGGGTATGGAATCAGATTGTTCCAGACTTCCAGTGAACAAAGCAACCCATTGCATCTCATTCAAGGTGCCTAACCAGACGAATGGATTGGTACTGTATACTCTTGCGGTACAGATTCGCGTTTGCAGACAATGTATCAGAAGATCTTTAACCGTTGCTGATCAGGAGAGACTAGATTCTTGAATCTTTTCCGTCTTCGGGAGAGATGCTTGATAACTGCTCTCGAACACGATTGACAAGTTGAGAAGCTTCCTGGTCAAAATTCAGGGGACGCCTTCGCAAACTCTGTGAAAAGTCATTGGTCCAATGTTTCTCTCATGATGCTACTGTGTTGTTCCACAATACAATCAAGCAAAAAACAAACGATGCATACCTCAGTGGTCCATAAGCAATCACGCGCCTTACGGGGGATTATGTGGATGTGCGTCTGAAAATTCAATGTTGATAAAGAGAAATCAGGAAACATCGAACaattcagttgttgttaatatttacAGCTTATAAGATGAGAGTATCTATTCTCTATACAAATAAATAGCAACGAAAGTGTTGTTTTTGGTTCAGCAAGAAACACAGCACAACACTGGTCACATCAGCAATCCATCGTTGTTACATCaagcttttatttttccataGAGACAACTTTAGAATTACTTACATGAAAAATGACTTGGCCTGCAGCAGCACCGTTATTTACCAACAAGTTGAAAGAATCTGTAAACACCAACATTCCAAGAACAGAAGTTCAGATGGAGCTCAAGTTCGAGAGAACACTaggtttaaaaatgaaaagatatgTTATCACTTGAATTTCAACTCATTTATGTCCGTGGCTAGATGTCAATCAGCATTCCCACTTCTCAGGGGAAGGACTAGGATTTGCTTTGGGGGGGAGATGGCACCccaaagttttgaaaattttcaatttgacactagaattttttttgaaatcccAGTTCCATCTGAGGCACTTCTCAGGCTACCCAGAAAACAGTAGTTCTTTGTTGGGTCAAGGTTGGTTGGCAGTTAGGTATGCAGATGTAAACCCAGCTCTAAATGAGAAATCATCAGCCTAACTCTACTGTAATTTTATACATGCTCCCGAACATCGTTGACAATTGAGGCATGTTATGAACGGAAAGAATATCGATAAACAGAGATGCTGGGGGAAAAGGATATTTGTTAATTACAGCAACAGTAAAGAAATGTTGGATACATACCAGAACCATTTGCTTTCATGATTGCATTACCAATTGAAGGCACCTTTGAACACATTGCTGCTACCACCTGCAGACccaatttattagaaaatacatccatgatttttctttcatgaagaaaaaaaggaccACTCTGAACTCTGATATTACATGGCTAACTTTAACATTTCACAAAAACATGAAGTATCATGCAAGGGTTTGTATGCCAGGCCAGACTGgtggaaaaatcaatttttgatcGGGGTCTGACGCGGGAcaacaaacaaaagaattaaagccgggaaaagaaagaagcttttagagaagaagctgagaagagaaagcaaagaaagagaATAAAGGGGATTTGAGATATGCAAAATCTgcaaattttcattaatcatcaaaagTTTTCCTCCACATTTAGAAAAGTgggatataaatactaaaacccTAATTAGAACAAGTGTTTGGGCTTCTAGCCCACTAAATAAAATccccaacaataattaaatcaaacccaacaaataaaaccaaattaataaaccttaactaaaagttcatataaattaaacccaaaaacataAGTTAAAGCCCAATCTCTTAATTGTTTGGGCTATCTTCCATCGTCTATGATTATTCGCGTGCATAAATAGTATTTCAGGTTCGGTGTCCCCATCAGGGTCAGATGGATCCAACTTGAACATTGATACAGGGCTTCCTTTGTCCCCAATAAGAAATCACATGACTTCCACATATACCGAGCAAAATAAAAGGGCATGGAGCACCAGCTCGactgcaagaaaattgattgaTAGAGATTCAGAACTGGACTTGCTGGCTAGTTTACATTGCAACCCAGCAATGCTCACTTCTTAATTCATAGGAATTGATTGATAGAGATTCAGAACTGGACTTGCTGGCTAGTTTACATTGCAACCCAGCAATGCTCACTTCTTAATTCATAGGAAGACAGTTGTATATCTTTTCAGAAACACCGTccattaaaaaagtaaaagtaaagCAGTACCAGCATGAAACTGCAGCTTCAAGGTCAGAACTACTCTCCATTACTCTCTTTTTCTATAATCAAATTTTCAGTCAGCCTTCTAAGACCAGGTAACCACCCCTCCCTGGCTCCTTCCATCCCTCTCTCACTGCTCAAACAAGAAACTTTCAGCGCAGTCATTGACCTTGTCATCTTCTGAGCACCAAACATGTCTGCATCTTTGATGCAGAGTCCAACCCAGGTTTCATGACACTATGCAATTCATGCTAACATGGTAActatggggaaaaaaaacacgtgATATAGGTGTAAtctcaacaaaaataaagaaaagtttgCTCGTGTGACTTGGGTGGAATCATGTAGTTACAGAAATAACACAAGGAGCTGAAAAAAGGTTTCAACCCTCAGAGATCAAACTCCACATATCTACAAAAGATAGGCCTCCTTGTCAGAGCTTGGTGTTGATAGCTAAAGGCGGTAAAAGCACAATAACTATTGAAGGACTCGGGCAGTCAAGTCAGCCCTGGCATGGCTCCAGTTGAATACAAGCCGATTTTAGCAAATTACACATTTCTAACACCTCAATTGTAGCCTCGCATACCAATAAAACATCTCACTTACACCTTTATTGGCAGCTGATCAAGCATGGATTCAGCGTTGTTGGGAGTTTCTCTTATGTTTAATCCAGTAATAACATCCCTTGCACATACTATGTGTACTTAGTTGGCGAACAATTTTGAATAACTCAGGAGGGATTAGCATCAAGTGAGAGTTACTTACAGAAGGAGGAGTGGCTTCCAGGCAAGAAAAATGAGATTTTGGGATGATAAGAGAGtgcctggaaaaaaaaatagcagcttcatatcatttcatcattcaaccaCAGACAaaattacaggaaaaaaaattcaaaatcttggAATCCTGGAAGTATTTGGAGGACATGAAATCATTACAATGATAACATATGAGACAATGTTTGGTTAAGGAGGAAGAGTTAAACTTTGTTAATTTCTATACATAGAACACACACTGGTAGTTTTATCAGACTACTCTTTCCGGGACAACCTTGGTGCCTACTTTTGATCAAATTCTCTCACTTTCACTTACACGAAAATtacccccttttttttcctttttcttcctaaGAAATTCCAGTAATTTAATAAAGCTTGCACACTAATGAGAATTCAATCCATTCCAAGAGGGTTTCTACTATTGTGAAAAGTTAAGGACATGGCAGTGCTTTATGAACATGATAACTCACCCGGGACTCAATGGACTGGAATCCAAAATACACAGGCATGTCTCATCTTCATAGAGCTGTAAAATTCAGATGGGCAGAAGGAAGGAGCAAAATTTCAGAGCTAAAATATAAGAAAGTCATTAATTTGCACAAATAACCACAGCTAATAGCAAAGTTTTCAGGCATCTGAAGCTTAAACACTAGGAAGCACGAAGATTTACCTTAAACGCAGGGGATTCACCGCGAACAATCCTGCAGAAAACGCAGTCTAGCTGGTGATTCCTCGTGTCACCAGCAGCATCATTAATGGAGGCAGAAGAAGTGATGGAAGAAGATAAACGTGAAGTCGGAGAGGGAGAGTCAGGGAGGAGATGGGAGCAGATAATGGAGAGCCTACTTCGTGACTCCATTCACGCGAAATTAGTTGCTTTAACGAGAATCGCCAGTGTCGCCATAAAATACTTGTGTCGTGAAAATTGAAGGGGTTTGAAAGGATTGGAAGGGCAGAGGCAGAAGGATTTTGACAGGACAAGACAGGTCAGTTGGGATTGTTTCGATCGTAGGAGGTTACAGAGAAGGCGTTGGCTTTGCTTATCCACGTTCTTTGATTTTGTACGGGACTCGTCGACTGTCTGGTTCTGGGGCTATTATTTTGTTCCCCTCGACCCTCCCTGCCTTATCACTTTGGTTGTTCATCGTTGTCTTCAGCAGTGAGTGttgatttagttttgttttaatttattattgttttaataattgttttttaaaatatttttttgttttgaaaaaatattaaaatatattttttaattttttaaaatttatttttaacttgaacgtattaaaatatcaaaaaatactaaaaaaatttaaattttaataaaaaacaagttgaaattcACTCTTAAAtacgttttaaaagtatatatataaattaaaatttattttataataaggaTTTTAATagagaattttaaattaaatttatctaaaattataatgtatattaattaactaaacaattttaaaatttataattaaagcaAAATATAGAATACACTATATCACACCACATAAAAAATAGAGCCTGAATAAATTAATCAGattaattcaatataatatttttttaattttttttaatgattttacttAGAAGGAATACACTATATTACactgtttgaattttttgaaatgacGATCACATGCAGCTGTCTCggtttcaccaaaaaaaaaaaaatctcttgtgCTTTCTATCAATTAACCTCCTGACCTTTCTAGCTATCTCAATTTTCTCTCTTCTGTTTATAACATTTCTAGCTGTCTCGGTTTCACCAgaaaaaattctcttttttttttttttttgaataataaccGGTGGATGTGGAGTGACATGTTCCTCTTGAGAGGCCATTCCTTTTCTCTTATACTACAAGTGAGGCTCATTGCCCTGATACGGCCCCCTTGTTATCGTGTAATTAGTAATATGTTGCATGCTATTTTTGttagtgtgtttttttaattcaaaatatattaaaataatatttatataactattatttgaatatatttttagaaattaaacaatttgaaaaatatttaaaacattagGTTGAATTGCATTGCCAAACCGGAGCATTTATATGATTGTATTATTATAAAAGAGTTTATGGTTAGGTTTGAACTcgtaattatatcaaatttaatttttttatattttataaattaaaaactcaatttatttttatttttttcactctaGCAGGTTAGATATATCacgttaaattattttttatggttgttatagatatttatagattgaatttatattgttactttttatgaattgagctttattaaaattaaaatttaaactcaataaattaacctaaaacctataataaaacaaaacagtTTAGACTTAATAAGTCAACTCAATcaattaactaaaataaaaaaatcaatgcatggAAAAAGACAGAATCCTAGCTTGATCCCGCATCCATCAAACCTAATAAGTATCTATTTATTGCATGCTTTGATATCCAAGTGGTTTCATATCTAGACAACAAAGTATCTatagaaattaataatatttgtatatgCAACTAAGAGGGATTGATAGTTTCAGGATTGTAAATTGGCAATATTGAATATTAAGAATATAACCCCCCCCCCTACTGTATGAATATTTATTCATTTAGAGAGCAATTTTTCCTCTATTAAATTacttctttatataaaaaaaaagtttatataatgtatatgagaaattaagttttattggTGATTTAATATGTAGAAATTTACTAAAACATGAAGATTTTACTAATCAAAAAAATGAGAGGGCTTATAACTAGTATATACTATCGTATAATATTTTGTATGAAACATGTATTGACGTATAGTTAGGGtgagaaaacaattaaaaaattgattaaaccgagaaaactggaaaaaaaaaataactgaaaaaaccgaattgtgaaaaaaaaccgattaaaaattttaaaaaaaccaagccaaactgaaaaaaaaccgagccaaactaaaaaaccaagccaactggtttgaatcggtttttgtcctaaaaactgaactgaaagaggtcggtttgaactggtttcagttttttaaaaaaaaattaaatttaattatttttctatataaaaactgaataaaatctaaaatgatCATTTCTGCTTACGAACACTTTAACGTCTTGatttctgttaattttttttttaagaaaaatcatttatatttatcCATCAATCTCCCTGGGCATGCAGCTGTTCCGCCATTCCTTTCACAGGTTGATGTATTGATGCCCTACGGACCTCCATGACCACTAATGAGAGAACAGAGAAGCTCTGCTATGTTGCttacttttttatcttttgactttttcacacacacacgcatCAAAGGCTAAGCTCGAATTTAAGTTTTGATCTGAACAATTATTCAAGTCAAGTCGAGCCCAGGCTAGTCTAGGTTCAGCCCAACCGTGTCTAAGGACCAATCTATTTAGGCATttccatgtaaaaataaaaataaaaggaaaaatttaaattctatatGTTTTTTAGGATCTTACAATCTAATAATGCTTTCAGTGATAACCTAAATCTCAACTTAAGTGATGATTGTAATCAAACtatatattaatgaaattaatgaaatttggTTATCTTGATTAAACCCTtgtcaatttgatttatttcctgccaagtcaataaaaaattgacttcttttattttgtttacttaactaaaaataattcatgagttaacctaatgttttgttttgtcgGTCGATTCAAGATAAGCGGTACTTGGTTCAATTATAGTTTAGGTCTGAGTTGCTagtgtatttgatattatggtgtggagtattttacaaaataaattttaatttttttttatatttattttacatcaacatatcaaaattataaaaaaaaatactaaaaaatatatattaattttatatttttttaagtgaaacaaCCTTTTCAAACacactaaaaatacaaaaactacaACACTCCTAAACACtcttaaaatacaattatattCATAATTGAACAACAATGCCTCAATTTTACTATCTCCCCATCGATgattatataattaatctatgatatttttttcaatacatatgtgtgtgtattttgtttttatttcttgataagCTATTTAACATTTAGTTCTtcgtttaatttattttctaaaacagCCTGTCttttagagtaaaaaaatatcaaatgttTCTTGACCATGTAAGTTCTTTAATTGACCCACTGGAAAACAAATTATGGCCACGTCATTGATTGCATGTATATCAGCAGTGACGAAGCTAGATTAATAATTCAGGGGCGGCAAACTAAATGTGATATTAATAtagagaatattttttaatgttttttgtttgagaatttattgaaataatatttattttttaaaaataattttttatattagattcaaaaaacaaaaaaacaaaattaatttaaagtttgaaaaaattaatttaaaacttgaaaaaattaatttttttaaaacatgattgtaccataataaaaaaaaaggaagcataaattatcataaaaataatcattaatgaGCAACAACcatttttatatacaaatattttttaggtgTCGTTCAGTAAAGGCACAAGCAAGTGTTGCAAAAAATGATATACagtgttttaatataaaatttaaatattttcatgtttcaGAGTTGACATATTATTATATGTtgaatttataagaaaaacactAGACTCGttcaataaaagaattatttaaatatataagaaaaatattttttaaaccattacatattgataattattcaataaaatattccaataaaagaattatttaaatatacacAAACCAGGGGTGGGAAGACAATGATTTTTACGGTGGTCAGGAAGTAGCTAAAAAcatcttattaattattttttaaact
Protein-coding sequences here:
- the LOC133690499 gene encoding LOW QUALITY PROTEIN: adenylylsulfatase HINT3 (The sequence of the model RefSeq protein was modified relative to this genomic sequence to represent the inferred CDS: deleted 1 base in 1 codon), whose translation is MESRSRLSIICSHLLPDSPSPTSRLSSSITSSASINDAAGDTRNHQLDCVFCRIVRGESPAFKLYEDETCLCILDSSPLSPGHSLIIPKSHFSCLEATPPSVVAAMCSKVPSIGNAIMKANGSDSFNLLVNNGAAAGQVIFHTHIHIIPRKARDCLWTTESLRRRPLNFDQEASQLVNRVREQLSSISPEDGKDQESSLS